One Natrinema marinum genomic window carries:
- a CDS encoding NYN domain-containing protein, giving the protein MTEIHPGQRVAVLVDAQNLYHTAQSIYSRNIDYSALLEKAVQDRQLTRAIAYVIRADSPEEESFFEALIDIGFEPKIKDIKTFADGTKKADWDVGMSLDAVTLANHVDTIVLCTGDGDFSRLCSHLRHEGVRVEVMAFESSTAEELIAEADSFLDLGDRHETFLL; this is encoded by the coding sequence ATGACGGAAATTCATCCCGGTCAGCGCGTCGCCGTCCTCGTCGACGCCCAGAACCTCTACCACACCGCACAGAGCATCTACAGCCGCAACATCGACTACTCCGCGCTGCTCGAGAAGGCCGTACAGGACCGCCAACTCACGCGCGCGATCGCGTACGTCATCCGCGCGGATTCGCCCGAGGAGGAGAGCTTCTTCGAGGCGCTGATCGACATCGGCTTCGAGCCCAAGATCAAGGATATCAAGACGTTCGCCGACGGGACGAAGAAGGCGGATTGGGACGTCGGGATGAGCCTGGACGCGGTGACGCTGGCGAACCACGTCGATACGATCGTCCTCTGTACGGGCGACGGCGACTTCTCGCGGCTCTGTTCGCACCTGCGCCACGAGGGGGTCCGCGTCGAGGTGATGGCCTTCGAGTCCTCGACGGCCGAAGAACTGATCGCCGAAGCCGACTCCTTCCTCGATCTCGGCGACCGTCACGAGACGTTCCTGCTCTGA
- a CDS encoding M48 family metallopeptidase: MTDFGLKVRMAVVGSILFAFYMLVGAFGLAMFGFGAWPLVLLGLLVLPVIQYKIGTWSATRRAEEMPEDGQYQEIHQMTDSLCRDMKIDKPKLMVMDMGVPNAFATGRKGKGVVVVSTELIRLLQRDELEGVIAHELAHIKNRDVLAMVLGSSIAMMVGWVAYMVYIMGGERNIGSIIVGMVISNLAQMLVMVFVLAISRYREFVADEDARQYIGSGDPLARALEKISQGAQGRESDLDDSMSALCIFNSEKGLLATLFATHPPTEKRIQKLRS; this comes from the coding sequence GTGACAGATTTCGGATTGAAAGTGCGAATGGCGGTCGTCGGATCGATCCTGTTCGCGTTCTACATGCTCGTCGGAGCCTTCGGACTGGCGATGTTCGGCTTCGGCGCATGGCCTCTCGTCCTCCTGGGGCTGCTCGTGTTACCGGTCATCCAGTACAAGATCGGAACGTGGTCGGCAACCAGACGGGCCGAAGAAATGCCCGAAGACGGCCAGTATCAGGAGATCCATCAGATGACGGACTCGCTCTGTCGGGACATGAAGATCGACAAACCGAAACTGATGGTCATGGACATGGGCGTCCCCAACGCCTTCGCGACCGGCCGGAAGGGCAAGGGCGTCGTCGTCGTCTCGACGGAGCTTATCCGACTGCTCCAGCGCGACGAACTCGAGGGCGTGATCGCCCACGAGCTCGCCCACATCAAGAACCGCGACGTCCTCGCGATGGTGCTCGGCAGTTCCATCGCCATGATGGTCGGCTGGGTCGCCTACATGGTCTATATCATGGGCGGAGAGCGTAACATCGGGAGCATCATCGTCGGCATGGTCATCTCGAACCTCGCGCAGATGCTCGTGATGGTCTTCGTCCTCGCCATCTCGCGGTACCGCGAATTCGTCGCCGACGAGGACGCCCGGCAGTATATCGGCAGCGGCGACCCGCTCGCCCGCGCGCTCGAGAAAATCTCGCAGGGCGCACAGGGCCGCGAATCCGACCTCGACGATAGCATGAGTGCGCTGTGTATCTTCAACTCGGAGAAGGGACTCCTGGCGACGCTGTTCGCGACGCATCCACCGACGGAAAAGCGCATTCAGAAGCTCCGGTCCTGA
- a CDS encoding PUA domain-containing protein, which yields MSDPADGSAGLPELRTIADYQFGAGAGTALFPPAESLTIKRTTSGRPQQVHADAGRIVSFGTDGRFTLGLEGGRRLDAALAHPAYRVVVDDESEPFVRDEKNVFAKFVLEAGDEIRPGDEVLVVHERGELLAVGTAQLAAEAIRDFETGMAVNVREGAPAEN from the coding sequence ATGAGCGACCCAGCGGACGGGAGTGCGGGACTGCCCGAACTCCGGACCATCGCGGACTACCAGTTCGGCGCGGGGGCCGGCACGGCTCTGTTTCCCCCAGCGGAATCGCTGACGATCAAACGAACCACCTCGGGCCGCCCCCAGCAGGTCCACGCCGACGCGGGTCGAATCGTCTCCTTCGGCACCGACGGCCGGTTCACCCTCGGCCTCGAGGGGGGTCGCCGGCTCGACGCCGCGCTCGCCCACCCCGCCTATCGCGTGGTCGTCGACGACGAGAGCGAACCGTTCGTCCGCGACGAGAAGAACGTCTTCGCGAAGTTCGTCCTCGAGGCCGGCGACGAGATCCGGCCGGGCGACGAGGTGCTGGTGGTCCACGAGCGCGGCGAGTTGCTCGCGGTCGGGACGGCCCAGCTCGCCGCCGAGGCGATTCGGGACTTCGAGACGGGAATGGCGGTGAACGTGCGCGAAGGCGCGCCCGCGGAGAACTGA
- a CDS encoding methyltransferase domain-containing protein, with the protein MPRVSDTDSADGGETADAERVPVLLVRGDREYLVEPGGEQGTDLGVLEVPEDVQSGDTIETHLGDEFQVRRLRGPDLFHHFERTGAPMVPRDIGLVIGETGIARGDRVLDAGTGTGVLAAMMARAGAEVVTYERDAEFADVARENMALGGVSDAIDVRTGDVTEEVDDLEPSSFDVLTLDTGDAPAMVERAPELLVDGGFVAVYSPFVESTREVARTAREVGLANVTTRETIQREMQFDDRGSRPSTAPVGHTGYLTIARNE; encoded by the coding sequence ATCCCTCGAGTGAGCGACACCGATAGCGCGGACGGCGGAGAGACGGCGGACGCCGAGCGCGTCCCGGTCTTGCTCGTCCGCGGCGACCGCGAGTACCTCGTCGAACCCGGCGGCGAACAGGGAACCGACCTCGGCGTGCTCGAGGTGCCCGAAGACGTGCAGTCGGGCGACACGATCGAGACGCATCTGGGCGACGAGTTTCAGGTGCGCCGACTGCGCGGACCGGACCTCTTTCATCACTTCGAGCGGACGGGCGCGCCGATGGTCCCCCGCGATATCGGCCTCGTCATCGGCGAGACAGGGATCGCCCGCGGCGACCGCGTCCTCGACGCCGGCACCGGGACCGGGGTGCTCGCGGCAATGATGGCCCGCGCCGGGGCCGAGGTCGTGACCTACGAGCGCGACGCCGAGTTCGCCGACGTGGCCCGCGAGAACATGGCGCTGGGTGGCGTTTCCGACGCCATCGACGTTCGCACGGGCGACGTGACCGAGGAAGTCGACGACCTCGAGCCGTCGTCGTTCGACGTGTTGACCCTCGATACGGGCGACGCGCCAGCGATGGTCGAGCGCGCGCCGGAGCTACTGGTCGACGGCGGCTTCGTCGCGGTCTACAGTCCGTTCGTCGAATCGACCCGCGAGGTCGCGCGGACGGCCCGCGAGGTCGGACTGGCGAACGTTACCACGCGGGAGACGATCCAGCGCGAGATGCAGTTCGACGACCGCGGCTCGAGGCCCTCGACCGCACCCGTCGGGCACACAGGATATCTGACGATCGCACGCAACGAGTAG
- a CDS encoding 2,3,4,5-tetrahydropyridine-2,6-dicarboxylate N-succinyltransferase, with product MSALETEIDELWERKENGELSADTAGEDEYATLEAFLDALEDGEIRAAEKSGGEWEANEWVKQGILLNFGLRSIEPREHGGVTYNDVLPLADSSEYGDRGSRNTPDGTVVRRGANIGSDCILMSPAFVNIGARVGDGTLVDSCDTVGSCAQIGDNVKLGANLLIGGVLEPVENAPVIVEDNVSLGAGCRVTSGFVVGENSVVGENTLLTPRIPVYDLVEEEVLYGELPANRRAFTRFVESSIGDHDLFDGGAYKPAVVATDLETETLEATEREDALRE from the coding sequence ATGAGCGCACTCGAGACCGAAATCGACGAGCTGTGGGAGCGCAAAGAAAACGGCGAACTCAGCGCCGATACCGCCGGCGAGGACGAATACGCGACGCTCGAGGCCTTCCTCGACGCCCTCGAGGACGGCGAAATCCGCGCCGCCGAGAAATCGGGCGGCGAGTGGGAGGCAAACGAGTGGGTCAAGCAGGGGATCCTGCTCAACTTCGGCCTCCGGTCGATCGAGCCCCGCGAGCACGGCGGCGTCACGTACAACGACGTGCTCCCGCTGGCCGACTCGAGCGAGTACGGCGACCGCGGGAGCCGCAACACGCCCGACGGCACGGTCGTCCGCCGCGGCGCGAACATCGGCTCGGACTGCATCCTGATGAGCCCGGCGTTCGTCAACATCGGCGCTCGGGTCGGCGACGGCACGCTCGTCGACTCCTGTGACACCGTCGGTTCCTGCGCTCAGATCGGCGACAACGTCAAACTCGGCGCGAACCTCCTCATCGGCGGCGTGCTCGAGCCCGTCGAGAACGCGCCGGTCATCGTCGAGGACAACGTCTCACTCGGCGCGGGCTGTCGCGTCACCAGCGGCTTCGTCGTCGGCGAGAACAGCGTCGTCGGCGAGAACACCCTCCTGACGCCGCGCATCCCGGTCTACGACCTCGTCGAGGAAGAGGTTCTCTACGGCGAACTGCCCGCCAACCGCCGCGCCTTTACCCGCTTCGTCGAGTCCTCGATCGGCGACCACGACCTCTTCGACGGCGGCGCGTACAAGCCCGCCGTGGTCGCGACGGATCTCGAGACGGAGACGCTCGAGGCGACGGAACGCGAGGACGCGCTTCGGGAATAG
- the dapB gene encoding 4-hydroxy-tetrahydrodipicolinate reductase, which produces MTVRLGVTGATGRMGREVIAAASEREDCEVVFAVNREPADETVDGVAIESASEFDALVADREPAVVIDFTGPASAVDYAEACADAGVAFVTGTTGFDDVGREALEAAAEDTAVLHAPNFARGVQALLNVVGEAVRNLPGYDVELVETHHNAKRDAPSGTANRLLSEIEANGEFTERTHGREGEAPREEAEIGVHALRAGDITGEHEILLAGNHEEVRLTHRAEDRGVFAAGAVDAAVWIAGQKAGSYDFADVIAE; this is translated from the coding sequence ATGACGGTCCGGCTCGGTGTCACCGGCGCGACGGGCCGCATGGGGCGGGAAGTGATCGCCGCCGCGAGCGAGCGTGAGGACTGCGAGGTCGTCTTCGCGGTCAACCGCGAGCCCGCCGACGAGACCGTCGACGGCGTCGCGATCGAATCGGCAAGCGAGTTCGACGCACTGGTCGCCGACCGCGAGCCCGCTGTCGTGATCGACTTCACCGGCCCGGCGTCCGCCGTCGACTACGCCGAGGCCTGCGCCGACGCCGGCGTCGCCTTCGTCACCGGCACGACCGGCTTCGACGACGTGGGCCGCGAGGCGCTCGAGGCCGCCGCGGAGGACACGGCCGTGCTCCACGCGCCGAACTTCGCCCGCGGGGTGCAGGCCCTGCTCAACGTCGTCGGCGAAGCGGTCCGGAATCTGCCCGGTTACGACGTGGAACTCGTCGAGACCCACCACAACGCAAAGCGCGACGCGCCGAGTGGCACCGCAAATCGCCTGCTCTCGGAGATCGAAGCCAACGGGGAGTTCACCGAGCGCACGCACGGCCGCGAAGGCGAGGCCCCGCGCGAGGAGGCCGAGATCGGCGTCCACGCCCTGCGGGCGGGCGACATCACGGGCGAACACGAGATCCTGCTGGCGGGCAACCACGAGGAAGTCCGGCTCACTCACCGAGCGGAGGATCGGGGCGTCTTCGCCGCGGGCGCGGTCGACGCGGCGGTCTGGATCGCTGGACAGAAGGCGGGGAGCTACGACTTTGCGGACGTGATCGCAGAATGA
- a CDS encoding nascent polypeptide-associated complex protein, with product MFGGGGGGLNPRKMEQMMEQMGIDVEDIDAEEVIIRTEEYDLVFGDAEVTKMDARGQETYQVIGSPEEVEAGSAGGSTGSADAGSEAEPSIPDDDIELVAMRASVSEDEAREALEDNDGDLAAAVESLE from the coding sequence ATGTTTGGAGGAGGCGGTGGCGGACTCAACCCGCGCAAGATGGAACAGATGATGGAACAGATGGGCATCGACGTCGAAGACATCGACGCCGAGGAGGTCATCATCCGCACCGAGGAGTACGACCTCGTCTTCGGAGACGCCGAAGTCACCAAGATGGACGCCCGCGGCCAGGAGACCTACCAGGTCATCGGCTCGCCCGAAGAGGTCGAGGCCGGGTCGGCCGGCGGGAGCACCGGCAGCGCCGACGCCGGCAGCGAGGCCGAGCCGTCGATTCCCGACGACGATATCGAACTCGTCGCTATGCGCGCCAGCGTCAGCGAGGACGAGGCCCGCGAAGCGCTCGAGGACAACGACGGCGACCTCGCCGCGGCGGTCGAATCCCTCGAGTGA
- the lysA gene encoding diaminopimelate decarboxylase: MTDAADSLPVRRLSDWDAAELQTLIDDYGSPLYVLDLERVRQNYRRLAAAFSNAEILYAVKANALGAVLETLHGEGAGLECASAGEVQRALEAGASGSEVHYTAVNPPAQDLDWVVGAWADHPELTVTAGSEDTIDRLEARGYDGRLCLRVNPGIGAGHHEKVQTGAAAKFGVPAERAVDVLRDAADRGFDVVGIHAHVGSGVSSDQLDAHREFVARMGELAREVSEAIDGDGLEFVDVGGGFGVPYREDEEPLDLESVAEATREALGEVDAWLTIEPGRYFVADAGVLLTEVNTVKEARDTVVAGVDAGMTTLIRPAMYDAYHPIRNLTADAEGAGSSAAEGRETVPQTVAGPICESGDVFCADRELPASERGDILAIGNAGAYGYEMANQYNSRPRPASVVLEGGEVRLSRRRETVDDVTRAEREARTE, encoded by the coding sequence ATGACTGACGCTGCGGATTCGCTGCCAGTTCGCCGCCTCTCCGACTGGGACGCGGCCGAATTGCAGACGCTCATCGACGACTACGGCTCGCCGCTGTACGTTCTCGACCTCGAGCGCGTCCGCCAGAACTACCGGCGACTCGCGGCCGCCTTCTCGAACGCCGAAATCCTGTACGCGGTGAAGGCGAACGCGCTCGGCGCTGTCCTCGAAACGCTTCACGGGGAGGGTGCGGGCCTCGAGTGCGCCTCCGCGGGCGAGGTCCAGCGGGCGCTGGAAGCCGGCGCGTCAGGTTCGGAGGTCCACTACACGGCGGTCAACCCGCCGGCGCAGGACCTCGACTGGGTCGTCGGCGCTTGGGCGGACCACCCGGAGCTGACGGTCACCGCTGGCTCCGAGGACACGATCGACCGCCTCGAAGCGCGGGGCTACGACGGCCGGCTCTGTCTCCGCGTGAACCCGGGGATCGGCGCGGGCCATCACGAGAAGGTCCAGACCGGCGCAGCCGCGAAGTTCGGGGTCCCGGCCGAACGCGCCGTCGATGTCCTCCGAGACGCCGCGGATCGGGGCTTCGACGTGGTCGGGATCCACGCTCACGTCGGGTCGGGCGTCTCGAGCGATCAGCTCGACGCCCACCGGGAGTTCGTCGCGCGAATGGGCGAGTTAGCACGAGAGGTCAGCGAGGCGATCGACGGCGACGGCCTCGAGTTCGTCGACGTGGGCGGCGGCTTCGGGGTTCCGTACCGCGAGGACGAGGAGCCGCTGGACCTCGAGTCGGTCGCCGAGGCGACCAGGGAGGCGCTTGGCGAGGTCGACGCGTGGCTGACGATCGAGCCGGGCCGCTACTTCGTCGCGGACGCGGGCGTGCTCCTCACCGAAGTGAACACGGTCAAGGAGGCCCGCGACACGGTCGTCGCCGGCGTCGACGCGGGGATGACGACCCTGATCCGCCCGGCGATGTACGACGCCTATCACCCGATCCGGAACCTGACGGCCGACGCGGAGGGAGCCGGCTCGAGCGCTGCCGAGGGCCGCGAGACGGTCCCCCAGACCGTCGCGGGACCGATCTGCGAGAGCGGCGACGTGTTCTGTGCCGACCGCGAACTCCCCGCGAGCGAGCGCGGCGATATCCTTGCGATCGGCAACGCCGGAGCGTATGGCTACGAGATGGCGAACCAGTACAACTCCCGGCCCCGTCCCGCGTCTGTTGTTTTAGAAGGCGGCGAGGTCCGACTCTCGCGCCGTCGCGAGACCGTCGATGACGTGACGCGGGCCGAGCGCGAGGCGCGAACGGAGTGA
- the dapA gene encoding 4-hydroxy-tetrahydrodipicolinate synthase, which translates to MTDIDLSGVFPAMCTPFDEDQRIDFETLQTDAQRLEAAGVDGLVPVGSTGESATLTHDEHVRVVEAVIEAVGDVPVIAGTGSNNTREALELSERAAEAGADGLLLISPYYNKPEQRGLIEHYQTIADAVDLPQIVYNVPSRTGRNIEPDTAVELASHENIAGFKAASGDLGQIGEIAERTVDEEFAVLSGDDALTLPIVSVGGTGTISVAANIEPERTCAMVGAALDGDYERARELHHELGPLFRELFVETNPIPVKEAMQIRGYGPARMRPPLTRLADEFREGLEAVLADLERDTTEVADAAEGDR; encoded by the coding sequence ATGACAGATATCGACCTTTCGGGCGTCTTCCCGGCGATGTGCACGCCCTTCGACGAGGACCAACGGATCGACTTCGAAACGCTCCAGACCGACGCCCAGCGCCTCGAGGCCGCGGGCGTCGACGGGCTCGTTCCCGTCGGCTCGACCGGCGAGTCCGCGACCCTGACCCACGACGAACACGTCCGCGTCGTTGAGGCGGTCATCGAAGCCGTCGGCGACGTGCCCGTCATCGCGGGCACGGGCTCGAACAACACCCGCGAGGCGCTCGAGCTCTCCGAGCGCGCCGCTGAGGCCGGCGCGGACGGCCTCCTGTTGATCTCGCCGTACTACAACAAGCCCGAGCAGCGCGGTCTGATCGAACACTATCAAACGATCGCGGACGCCGTCGACCTCCCGCAGATCGTCTACAACGTCCCTTCGCGGACGGGGCGGAACATCGAACCTGACACCGCCGTCGAACTGGCGAGCCACGAGAACATCGCGGGCTTCAAGGCCGCCAGCGGCGATCTCGGGCAGATCGGCGAGATCGCAGAGCGCACCGTCGACGAGGAGTTCGCCGTTCTCTCGGGCGACGACGCGCTCACCCTGCCGATCGTTTCCGTCGGCGGTACCGGCACCATCAGCGTCGCCGCGAACATCGAGCCCGAACGGACCTGCGCGATGGTCGGCGCGGCGCTCGACGGCGACTACGAGCGCGCCCGCGAACTCCACCACGAACTCGGCCCGCTGTTCCGCGAACTGTTCGTCGAGACCAACCCGATCCCGGTCAAGGAGGCCATGCAGATCCGCGGCTACGGCCCCGCCCGCATGCGTCCGCCGCTGACCCGCCTCGCCGACGAATTCCGCGAGGGACTCGAGGCGGTGCTTGCCGACCTCGAGCGTGACACGACCGAGGTCGCGGACGCGGCGGAGGGTGATCGATGA
- the dapF gene encoding diaminopimelate epimerase, with product MTVPFQKYHGTGNDFLIIHADEYVPDRGALAERECDRDDGVGADGVLYLALEEKFNPPRVVMTLVQPDGATAPMCGNGARCAAEWAMERTGTDSVMIDTQAGTLRADRAGEDIIIEMGTPAFDPDEIPVDADEQVFETEVEGLEVTMVNTGVPHAVAFVDDVDEIDLESVAPPVRYADVFPKGTNVTVASPDGSGGFRQRTYERGVEGETESCGTGAVAIAVVARRLGLTDADPVTVSPPGGDLQVSFNERGNATLAGPVEHEFDGEVAVESPVQS from the coding sequence ATGACCGTTCCATTCCAGAAGTACCACGGCACCGGCAACGACTTTCTAATTATCCACGCGGACGAATACGTCCCCGACCGCGGCGCGCTCGCCGAACGCGAGTGCGACCGCGACGACGGCGTCGGTGCCGATGGCGTCCTCTATCTCGCTCTCGAGGAGAAATTCAACCCGCCCCGCGTCGTCATGACGTTGGTCCAACCCGACGGCGCGACGGCCCCCATGTGCGGCAACGGCGCACGGTGTGCCGCCGAGTGGGCGATGGAGCGGACGGGTACCGACAGCGTGATGATCGACACGCAGGCGGGTACCCTGCGCGCCGATCGCGCGGGCGAGGACATCATCATCGAAATGGGGACGCCCGCGTTCGACCCCGACGAGATCCCCGTCGACGCCGACGAGCAGGTGTTCGAGACGGAGGTCGAAGGACTCGAGGTGACGATGGTCAACACCGGCGTCCCCCACGCCGTCGCGTTCGTCGACGATGTCGACGAGATCGACCTCGAGTCGGTCGCGCCGCCCGTTCGCTACGCGGACGTCTTCCCGAAGGGGACGAACGTCACCGTGGCGAGCCCCGACGGCTCGGGCGGCTTCCGCCAGCGGACCTACGAGCGCGGCGTCGAAGGTGAGACCGAATCCTGTGGCACCGGCGCGGTCGCGATCGCCGTCGTCGCGCGCCGACTCGGACTCACCGACGCCGACCCGGTGACCGTCTCCCCGCCCGGCGGCGACCTGCAGGTAAGCTTCAACGAGCGCGGAAACGCGACGCTCGCCGGCCCCGTCGAACACGAGTTCGACGGCGAGGTGGCCGTCGAGTCGCCGGTCCAGTCGTGA